In the Oscillospiraceae bacterium genome, GGCGCAGGGCCGCCCTCGCGGCCCATTACGCTGATATAAACTTTCGCCTGGTCAAGATCGGGCGTTACGTCCAGACGGGTCACCGTCAGCAGACCGCCCGTAATGCGGGGGTCCTTCATCTCGCCGATAATGGCGATCAGCTCCCGCTTCATATCCTGGGCCATACGGCCATGGTTTTTGGTAGGCATAGATTTGTTTCCCTCTTAGTCGCGGTACTCTTCCATCTTGAAGCACTCGAAGACGTCGCCTTCCTTGATGTCCTGGAACTTGGCCAGCGTGATGCCGCACTCAAAGCCCTCGGCCACTTCCTTGGCGTCGTCCTTAAAACGCTTCAGGCTGGCGATGGAATCCTCACAGATGACGATGCCGTCACGTACCAGGCGCAGCTGGGCATCGCGGGTGATCTTGCCGTCGGTAACACGGCAGCCGGCAACGGTGCCGACGCTGGAGATCTTGTAGACCTGGCGGACCTGAGCCTCGCCCAGGGCAACTTCGCGCACCTTCGGGGCCAGCATGCCCTTCATAGCGTCGGAAACATCGTTGATAGCATCGTAAATGACGCGGTACATACGCATCTCAACGCCGGTCTGCTCGGCTTCAGCCTTGGCAACGGCATCGGGACGGACATTGAAGCCAATGATGATGGCGTTGGAAGCGTCAGCCAGAGAAACGTCGGACTTGGAGATGGCACCGACGCCAGCATGGATCACGCGGACGCGGACCTCGTCGTTGGAGATCTTCTCGAGGCTCTGCTTCACGGCCTCGGCGGAGCCCTGGACGTCAGCCTTGACGACGATGGGCAGCTCCTTCATATCGTTGGCGGCCATCTGGTCGAACAGGTTATCCAGGGTGACTTTGGTGTAAGCGGCAAACTGCTTTTCCTTGGCCTCGGCGGTACGCTTGTCGGCCAGCTCACGGGCCAGGCGCTCGTCCTCAACAGCCTCGAACAGCTCGCCGGCTTCGGGCACTTCGGTCAGGCCAGTGATCTCGACGGGGGTGGAAGGACCGGCCTCGGTGATCTCGCGGCCCTTGTCGTCGCGCATGGTACGCACGCGGCCAACGGAGGTGCCGGCGATCAGGCAGTCGCCCTTATGCAGGGTGCCGTTCTGCACCAGCAGGGTGGCGATGGGGCCCTGGCCCTTGTCCAGGCGGGCTTCGACGACAGCACCCTTGCCGCGGCGGCTGGGGTTGGCCTTCAGTTCCATGACCTCGGCCTCCAGCGCGATGCGCTCCAGCAGGTCGCTGATGCCCATGCCGGTGACGGCAGAGACAGGGATGCAGGCAACATCGCCGCCCCAATCCTCGGGCACGATCTCGTACTTGGTCAGCTGCTCTTTCACGCGCTCCGGGTTGGCGGTGGGCTTATCCATCTTGTTGATGGCAACGATCAGCTTGACATTGGCAGCCTTGGCGTGGTTGATGGATTCGATAGTCTGGGGCATGATGCCGTCATCGGCTGCAACGACCAGAACCGCAATATCGGTCATGTTGGCGCCGCGGGCACGCATGGCGGTGAAAGCCTCGTGGCCGGGGGTGTCCAGGAAGGTGATGAGCTTATCGCCGCTCTTGACCTGGTAAGCACCGATGGCCTGGGTGATGCCGCCGGCCTCGCCCTTGGTGACGTTGGACTTACGGATGGCATCCAGGATGGAGGTCTTGCCGTGGTCAACGTGGCCCATGACCACGACGACCGGCGGGCGCTCGACCAGATCAGCTGCGTTGTCCTCTTCCTGCACAAACAGGCGCTCCTCGATGGAGACATGGACCTCGTGCTCGACCTTGGCGTGGAACTCCTCAGCGATCAGGGCGGCGGTGTCGAAATCGACGACATCGGAGATGGCGTGCATCTCGCCCATCTGCATGAACTTGGCAACGACCTTGGCAGCGGTCTGCTTCAGGCGGGCAGCCAGCTCGCCGACGGTGATCTCATCGGGGATGGAGATCTTCAGCTGCGCGTTGCGGGCCTTCTCCAGCTGGATGCGCTGCAGGCGCTCAGCCTCGGTCTCACGGCGGCGGCCGAACTGCTGGCCGCGGCGGTTGTTGCGGTTGTTGAACTTTTCTTTCTTGCCGGTGGGCTGGTTCTTGCGCTTGTTGGGCATGTTGCGGCTGTCGGCCAGGTCGTCGTAGCGGGCGTTGAACTTATCCACGTTCACGTCGACGGTGCGGGTGTCAACAGACACCTGGGCACGGTTGACCTGCACCTGCTCCACAGCCTTGACAGGCTCCTTGATGCCGGTGTCGGCGGCCAGCTCCTGCAGGGTAACGCGCTTTTCGCTGCGCTTCTCGGCAGGCTTGTTCTCGGCCTTGCGGTCCTTCTTGCTCTCCGGCTTTTTCTCTTCCGCATTCTTGGCTTCGGGCTTCTTTTCCTCGGCCTTCGGGGCGGGCTTCTGCTCAGGCTTCTTGGCCTCGGCAGCGGGCTTCTTGTTCTCAACGGGGGCCTTCGGGGCCGGGGCGGGCTCTTCCTTGGCGCCGCTGGCCAGGTAGGCATCCAGGCTGCCCTCGGCATTCTCGCGGGTCAGGGTCTCCAGCAGCAGATTCAGTTCCTTTTCACCAAAGGTGCTGCCGGTCTTGTAGCTCTCGCCGGTAATGGGGGCTACGGTCTCGATCACTTTCTTGGTGGGTACGCCGAACTCCTTGGCAACATCAGCGATCTTGTATTTAAAATCCATAGATTGTGGTCCTCCTTATCAGGTAAGATGTTTTGCGCACAGCTGCGCAAGGTGTTCGTCGGTAATGCCGAACACGGCGGCGGGTTTCGGGGTAAGCATAGCCAGCTGGGCGCTGGTCAGAGGGATCTGCTCACAGGCAACGATGCCCTCGCAGGCTTCCTTCATATGCTTGACGGTGCGTTCGCTGGCGTCAGCCGTCAGCAGCACCAGTGCAACCTTGCCGCGCAGGGCGTTTTCCTGTACGCGGTCATACCCGTGCAGCAGCTTGCCGGCCTTGCGGCACAGCCCCAGGGCACCCATCAGCGGGTGCTGTTCATTCGCCATGGTCTGCCGCCTCCTTTGCGCTTTGTTCCGCACACTGGATCTCCTCGGTCAGGCGGTCATAGATGCCGTCCGGGATGGGGACCTCAAAGGTGCGTTCCAGCCGTTTGGCCTTGCGCGCTTTGGCAAGGCAGGCGGCCGAGGGGCACAAGTAGGCGCCGCGGCCCGGCGCTTTGCCGCGCAGATCAATGCTGATCTCCCCTTCGGGACTGCGCACTACGCGGACCAGTTCACGCTTGGGGCGCTGGGCATTGCATCCAACGCACCGGCGTACCGGGATTTTCTTTTGCTTTTGCTGCTGCAAGTAGCCGACCTCTTTTCTAAAATATGGTAACCGCTGGGCGGCTGGCTTTTACTCCTCGTCCTCGCCGTAGTAGCCGGATTCGGGGCGGATGTCAATGTTGTAGCCGGTCAGGTGGGCACACAGGCGGACGTTCTGGCCTTTGTTGCCGATGGCCAGGCTCAGCTGGTGGTCGGGCACGGTGACGCGGCAGCTCTTGGTCTCGCCGGGCAGCAGCTCGACCTTGACGACCTTGGCCGGAGACAGGGCGGCAGAGATGAACTCGGTGATGTCCTCGCTCCAGCGGATGACATCGATCTTCTCGCCGTTCAGCTCCTGGACGATCTTCTCCACGCGGGCGCCGCGGGCACCAATGCAGGCGCCGACGGGGTCAACGTCGGGATTCTTGCTCCAGACGGCCAGCTTGGTGCGGGCACCAGCCTCGCGGGCGATGGCCTTGATCTCGACGGTGCCGTCGTAGATCTCGGGAACTTCCAGCTCAAACATGCGCTTGACCAGGCCGGGATGGGTGCGGCTGATGGTCACGCGGGGGCCGCGGTCGGTAGCCAGCACGTCCACGACATAGACCTGCACGGTGTCGCCCTCGTTGAAGCTCTCGCCGGGGACCTGCTCGTTGCGGGGCAGCACGGCAGAGCCGCCCTTGCCCAGATCTAGCACGATGTTGCCGCGCTCGTGGTCGACGGAAACAACGGTGGCGGTAATCAGCTCATGGGCGCGGGACTGCATCTCGCTGCACTGCAGGTTGCGCTCGCCCTCGCGCAGGCCCTGACGGATGACGTGCTTGGCGGTCTGGGCGGCGATGCGGCCAAATTCCTTGGTCTTCAGCGGGGTGACCAAGCGCTGGCCGACCTTGTAGCTCTTGCGGACCTTTTGGGCATCCTCCAGGCTGACCTGGGTGTGGGGGTTCTCGACGTCCTCCACGATGTCGCGCAGCAGGCTGGCGCGGAAAGCGCCGATCTCGGGGTCGATGTCGACGACAACGTTGTCGTCCTCGACCTCGTAGTCTTTCTTCACAGCGATGACGATTGCGGCCTTGATCTTTTCGACCAGATAGTCCTCAGGCAGGCCGCGCTCCTTTTCCAGCGCAGCGAGAGCCTCAAAAAATTCGTTGTTTGCAGTAGCCATTTTTTGGTTTCCTCCCAATTATATGTTGCAGTCGATAGGTTTCAGTCGATCGTCAATCGAACAGATTTTCGTCGTCACACAGCTTGACATAGCCCGCCATCTTTACGGGGAAGGTGTAGGTCTCTTCCCCGTTCACCAAAGTGGCGTTGCCGTCGGCATCCAGCCCCTGCAGGATGCCCTCGATGTCGCGGCGGC is a window encoding:
- the rbfA gene encoding 30S ribosome-binding factor RbfA, which codes for MPTKNHGRMAQDMKRELIAIIGEMKDPRITGGLLTVTRLDVTPDLDQAKVYISVMGREGGPAPVVKALNKASGHVRTEVSRRMHIRKAPRFVFVADEGAAYAAHINKLLDELAVAEGGGAE
- the infB gene encoding translation initiation factor IF-2, which codes for MDFKYKIADVAKEFGVPTKKVIETVAPITGESYKTGSTFGEKELNLLLETLTRENAEGSLDAYLASGAKEEPAPAPKAPVENKKPAAEAKKPEQKPAPKAEEKKPEAKNAEEKKPESKKDRKAENKPAEKRSEKRVTLQELAADTGIKEPVKAVEQVQVNRAQVSVDTRTVDVNVDKFNARYDDLADSRNMPNKRKNQPTGKKEKFNNRNNRRGQQFGRRRETEAERLQRIQLEKARNAQLKISIPDEITVGELAARLKQTAAKVVAKFMQMGEMHAISDVVDFDTAALIAEEFHAKVEHEVHVSIEERLFVQEEDNAADLVERPPVVVVMGHVDHGKTSILDAIRKSNVTKGEAGGITQAIGAYQVKSGDKLITFLDTPGHEAFTAMRARGANMTDIAVLVVAADDGIMPQTIESINHAKAANVKLIVAINKMDKPTANPERVKEQLTKYEIVPEDWGGDVACIPVSAVTGMGISDLLERIALEAEVMELKANPSRRGKGAVVEARLDKGQGPIATLLVQNGTLHKGDCLIAGTSVGRVRTMRDDKGREITEAGPSTPVEITGLTEVPEAGELFEAVEDERLARELADKRTAEAKEKQFAAYTKVTLDNLFDQMAANDMKELPIVVKADVQGSAEAVKQSLEKISNDEVRVRVIHAGVGAISKSDVSLADASNAIIIGFNVRPDAVAKAEAEQTGVEMRMYRVIYDAINDVSDAMKGMLAPKVREVALGEAQVRQVYKISSVGTVAGCRVTDGKITRDAQLRLVRDGIVICEDSIASLKRFKDDAKEVAEGFECGITLAKFQDIKEGDVFECFKMEEYRD
- a CDS encoding 50S ribosomal protein L7ae, which codes for MANEQHPLMGALGLCRKAGKLLHGYDRVQENALRGKVALVLLTADASERTVKHMKEACEGIVACEQIPLTSAQLAMLTPKPAAVFGITDEHLAQLCAKHLT
- a CDS encoding YlxR family protein, with protein sequence MQQQKQKKIPVRRCVGCNAQRPKRELVRVVRSPEGEISIDLRGKAPGRGAYLCPSAACLAKARKAKRLERTFEVPIPDGIYDRLTEEIQCAEQSAKEAADHGE
- the nusA gene encoding transcription termination factor NusA, which codes for MATANNEFFEALAALEKERGLPEDYLVEKIKAAIVIAVKKDYEVEDDNVVVDIDPEIGAFRASLLRDIVEDVENPHTQVSLEDAQKVRKSYKVGQRLVTPLKTKEFGRIAAQTAKHVIRQGLREGERNLQCSEMQSRAHELITATVVSVDHERGNIVLDLGKGGSAVLPRNEQVPGESFNEGDTVQVYVVDVLATDRGPRVTISRTHPGLVKRMFELEVPEIYDGTVEIKAIAREAGARTKLAVWSKNPDVDPVGACIGARGARVEKIVQELNGEKIDVIRWSEDITEFISAALSPAKVVKVELLPGETKSCRVTVPDHQLSLAIGNKGQNVRLCAHLTGYNIDIRPESGYYGEDEE